One Luteibacter sp. 9135 DNA segment encodes these proteins:
- a CDS encoding CHAD domain-containing protein: MRTPSPLATPLADAASRECRRALRALGDTQHRHRGIHEARKSLRRLKSLLRLGTTTFADALPSLEKAIDRLAVGLSPLRDAHVAVETATSLAGSLAVDVEACAVAGPESWCRAVDLLTLRCEGRLTAALTKDPGFERRRSEVRMLARQVHALPWQAMTTEEIDHALAHSERRVARARKRMRKSASVANLHRWRRRARRLRMQLELVRKARKAAGLPAPHHADREKALAKDMSLLSDAIGARQDLRLLRDILRTLVDADTAPALVAATTRALKLRRIPVDTPTLVVTPPA; encoded by the coding sequence ATGCGAACGCCCTCCCCGCTTGCCACGCCCCTCGCCGACGCCGCGTCCCGCGAATGCCGCCGCGCGCTGCGTGCCCTGGGCGACACGCAACACCGCCATCGCGGCATCCACGAGGCCCGTAAATCCCTGCGACGACTAAAGAGCCTACTGCGGCTGGGTACCACGACATTCGCCGATGCACTGCCGTCGCTGGAAAAGGCGATCGACCGTCTCGCCGTCGGATTGTCGCCCTTGCGCGACGCCCATGTGGCCGTGGAAACCGCGACCTCCTTGGCCGGCTCCCTGGCCGTCGATGTGGAGGCCTGTGCAGTAGCCGGTCCCGAATCCTGGTGCCGTGCCGTCGACCTGCTGACGCTGCGCTGCGAAGGCCGCCTGACCGCCGCTTTGACCAAGGACCCTGGCTTCGAACGCCGCCGCAGCGAGGTCCGGATGTTGGCCCGCCAGGTGCATGCGCTTCCGTGGCAGGCGATGACCACGGAAGAGATCGACCACGCGCTGGCGCACTCCGAACGACGCGTGGCCAGGGCACGCAAGCGCATGCGTAAGTCCGCCTCGGTGGCCAACCTCCACCGTTGGCGCCGCCGGGCCCGCCGCCTGCGCATGCAACTCGAGCTGGTGCGCAAGGCACGCAAGGCTGCCGGCCTGCCGGCGCCCCATCACGCCGATCGGGAAAAGGCACTGGCGAAGGACATGTCCCTGCTGTCCGATGCCATTGGCGCTCGCCAGGACCTGCGCCTGCTTCGCGACATCCTGCGCACCCTCGTGGACGCGGATACCGCGCCCGCCCTGGTCGCCGCCACCACACGGGCCCTGAAGTTGCGCCGGATACCGGTCGATACACCGACGCTCGTGGTCACGCCACCGGCCTAA
- a CDS encoding TonB-dependent receptor produces MLATASQAPCRLTVSIRAALIGALLLAGTAQATDEAATEDQARHADNATTLSGVQVKANVTPPTAAYAGGQVAQGGRFGVLGNQDLMNVPFNMTSYTDTLIRNQQARSLGDVVANDPSVRTGFGYGNFSQTFVIRGFQVASDDIGFDGLYGMLPRQLLAPELVNRVEVFKGASAFLNGISPGGSAVGGNINIAPKRAEATPITRIGLDWGSDSQTGGSVDIGRRFGRNDAFGLRVNAVHRDGNTAIDGEQRRVTALGVAFDFQGDNLRITTDLGYQKQVVTGGRAVVYTSGLTYVPRAPSAKTNYAQPWSNSSLEDTFGVVRAEYDFTPWLTGYVAAGAHHGNEYGDYVSPTLLDGSGRATESRFTVPYIADTATGEAGFNARFDGDGVSQRVNVSFSALNFRKKAAYASSSSNNDPHPIDTNIYAPTYVPVPNFVYDIGPISDPGITGRTILRSLAVSDTFGFMDDRLQVTLGARRQKLEVIGYAYATEVKNSQYSQFANSPVVGVNFRLADHWSVYANHIEALTQGGQAPDEFAGKEVTNRGQVFAPYKSKQNELGVKWDAGEFGSTLALFQIKQPNAYVEPSSNTYVVNGEQRNRGVEWSFFGEPVTGLRLLGGANYIQPQQTGTQDGINEGKDSVGTPRFQANLGAEWDIPNTPDVTLSARAVRTGKQYLDNANTLTLPAWTTYDVGARTTTHLEGVPVTFRLTVQNLANKGYWATSNGGYLSQGAPRTFLVSASFDL; encoded by the coding sequence ATGCTCGCCACCGCTTCTCAGGCGCCTTGCCGCCTCACCGTGTCCATTCGCGCCGCCCTCATCGGCGCCCTCCTCCTCGCCGGCACCGCGCAGGCAACCGACGAGGCAGCGACGGAGGACCAGGCGCGTCACGCCGACAACGCGACCACGCTTTCCGGCGTGCAGGTCAAGGCCAACGTCACCCCGCCCACCGCCGCCTATGCCGGTGGCCAGGTCGCCCAGGGTGGCCGTTTCGGCGTGCTCGGCAACCAGGACCTGATGAACGTCCCGTTCAACATGACCAGTTACACCGACACGCTGATCCGCAACCAGCAGGCGCGTTCGCTGGGCGACGTGGTCGCCAACGATCCGTCCGTCCGCACCGGTTTCGGCTATGGCAACTTCTCGCAGACGTTCGTCATCCGCGGCTTCCAGGTCGCCAGCGACGACATCGGCTTCGACGGCCTGTACGGCATGCTGCCGCGCCAGCTGCTCGCCCCCGAGCTGGTCAACCGCGTGGAGGTGTTCAAGGGCGCCAGCGCCTTCCTCAACGGCATCAGCCCGGGCGGTTCGGCCGTCGGCGGCAACATCAACATCGCGCCGAAGCGGGCGGAGGCCACCCCCATCACCCGCATCGGCCTGGATTGGGGCAGCGACAGCCAGACCGGCGGCAGCGTGGATATCGGCCGCCGCTTCGGCCGCAACGATGCCTTCGGCCTGCGCGTGAACGCGGTGCATCGTGACGGCAACACGGCGATCGACGGCGAGCAGCGCCGCGTCACCGCGCTGGGTGTCGCGTTCGATTTCCAGGGTGACAACCTGCGCATCACCACCGACCTGGGTTACCAGAAGCAGGTCGTCACGGGCGGCCGCGCGGTGGTCTACACCAGCGGCCTTACCTATGTGCCGCGCGCGCCCTCGGCGAAGACCAACTACGCCCAGCCGTGGTCCAACTCGTCCCTGGAAGACACCTTCGGCGTGGTGCGTGCGGAATACGACTTCACGCCGTGGCTGACGGGTTACGTCGCCGCGGGCGCGCATCACGGCAACGAGTACGGCGACTACGTGAGCCCCACGCTGCTGGACGGCAGCGGGCGCGCCACGGAATCACGTTTTACAGTGCCCTACATCGCGGACACCGCTACCGGGGAAGCCGGCTTCAACGCCAGGTTCGACGGTGATGGTGTGAGCCAGCGTGTCAATGTCAGTTTTTCTGCCCTCAATTTCCGCAAGAAGGCAGCGTATGCAAGTTCGTCCAGTAACAACGATCCACATCCGATCGATACGAACATCTACGCCCCCACCTACGTGCCCGTGCCGAACTTCGTCTACGACATCGGCCCCATCAGCGATCCAGGCATCACCGGGCGCACCATCCTGCGCAGCCTGGCCGTGTCCGATACGTTCGGCTTCATGGACGACCGCCTCCAGGTCACCCTCGGCGCGCGCCGCCAGAAGCTGGAAGTGATCGGCTACGCCTACGCCACCGAGGTGAAGAACTCGCAGTACAGCCAGTTCGCCAACAGCCCGGTCGTCGGCGTGAACTTCCGCCTGGCCGATCATTGGTCGGTGTATGCCAACCACATCGAGGCCCTGACCCAGGGTGGCCAGGCCCCGGACGAGTTCGCTGGAAAGGAAGTTACAAATAGGGGCCAGGTGTTCGCCCCATACAAGTCCAAGCAGAACGAACTGGGCGTGAAGTGGGACGCCGGTGAATTCGGCAGCACGCTGGCCCTGTTCCAGATCAAGCAGCCCAATGCCTATGTGGAGCCGTCCAGCAACACCTATGTGGTCAACGGCGAGCAGCGCAACCGCGGCGTGGAGTGGAGCTTCTTCGGCGAGCCCGTAACGGGCCTGCGCCTGCTGGGCGGCGCGAACTACATCCAGCCCCAGCAGACCGGTACGCAGGACGGCATCAACGAAGGCAAGGACTCCGTCGGCACGCCACGTTTCCAGGCCAACCTGGGCGCGGAGTGGGATATTCCCAACACACCGGACGTGACGCTGAGCGCGCGCGCCGTGCGGACCGGCAAGCAGTACCTGGACAACGCCAACACGCTCACGTTGCCGGCATGGACCACCTACGACGTCGGCGCACGGACCACCACGCACCTGGAAGGTGTGCCGGTGACCTTCCGGCTGACCGTGCAGAACCTCGCCAACAAGGGCTACTGGGCCACGTCCAACGGCGGATACCTCAGCCAGGGCGCACCGCGCACGTTCCTGGTATCGGCTTCCTTCGACCTGTAA
- a CDS encoding LytR/AlgR family response regulator transcription factor — protein MSIATLVVDDEPLARHAIARLLRDDAEIEIVGECGDGLSAARAIREQSPDLVFLDIQMPGMTGMDVVGTIGASRMPATVFVTAFEHYAVRAFEAHAVDYLVKPFSRDRFAETLRRAKARLHARRGAAAVPDMQDVLDALRERKDYLQRLPVRVDEHITLVDVDDIVWIKASRNTVRLHLASCEYEMRETMATLAERLDPRRFARIHRSAIINVARVSTIQPWFNGYHVVTMDTGQKLRMSRYQQASFMRLVSPRGDAGA, from the coding sequence ATGAGCATCGCGACGCTGGTGGTGGACGACGAACCGCTGGCCCGGCATGCGATCGCGCGGTTGCTCCGCGATGATGCCGAGATCGAGATCGTCGGCGAGTGCGGCGACGGTTTGTCTGCCGCGCGTGCCATCCGGGAGCAGTCACCGGACCTGGTGTTCCTCGACATCCAGATGCCGGGCATGACGGGCATGGACGTGGTGGGAACCATCGGCGCATCGCGCATGCCGGCCACCGTCTTCGTCACCGCGTTCGAGCACTATGCCGTGCGCGCGTTCGAGGCGCATGCCGTCGATTATCTGGTGAAGCCGTTCAGTCGCGACCGCTTCGCCGAGACGCTGCGCCGCGCGAAGGCCCGCCTGCACGCGCGCCGGGGCGCGGCCGCGGTGCCGGACATGCAGGATGTGCTGGACGCGCTACGCGAGCGGAAGGATTACCTGCAGCGTCTTCCGGTCCGCGTGGACGAGCACATCACCCTGGTCGATGTCGACGATATCGTCTGGATCAAGGCCTCACGCAACACGGTGCGGCTGCACCTGGCCTCGTGCGAGTACGAAATGCGCGAGACGATGGCCACCCTGGCGGAACGCCTCGACCCGCGGCGGTTCGCCCGTATCCATCGGTCCGCCATCATCAACGTCGCCCGGGTCAGCACCATCCAGCCATGGTTCAACGGCTACCACGTGGTCACGATGGATACCGGCCAGAAGCTGCGCATGAGCCGCTACCAGCAGGCATCGTTCATGCGGCTGGTGTCCCCACGGGGCGACGCCGGCGCCTGA
- a CDS encoding carbohydrate-binding protein has translation MFLTSSPVRSRMALGGCTGSLGLAIAFALSPVVPLQSAHAATTCAAAWQAGTVYTGGNTASENGSNYVANWWTQGDDPATHSGAAGSGQPWTSQGSCSGGGSTPPTNPPPGDPPPSNPPPAAGSLLFSPYKDITINLDWNTNIMSTLVTGTRIPVVGSGSLVSTQVPNLGAITLAFATGECGSENWGGVPAAAFASANIARLNSAGVNYVVSTGGQAGTFTCGSSAGMAKFIQTYQSSHLVGIDFDIEAGQTPAQLSALIANAKYAEGLYPNLRFSFTLATLAASDGSYGGLNNTGDTVVRAVLASGLQHYTINLMTMDYGAAGPAICVVSGGSCDMGLSAIQAARNLQHTYGIPLTKIELTPMIGVNDVSSETFTLQDIDEVTAYAATNKLAGVHFWSLDRDTPCANGNNSGYASPTCNSVSGTSALQYTRRFLSDLGR, from the coding sequence ATGTTCCTTACGTCATCACCCGTTCGTTCGCGCATGGCCCTGGGCGGCTGCACCGGCAGCCTCGGCCTGGCCATCGCATTCGCCCTTTCTCCCGTGGTTCCCCTGCAGTCCGCGCATGCCGCCACCACATGCGCCGCCGCCTGGCAGGCGGGCACGGTGTACACCGGCGGCAACACGGCCAGTGAAAACGGCTCGAACTACGTCGCGAACTGGTGGACGCAGGGCGACGACCCGGCCACACACAGCGGTGCCGCGGGCTCCGGCCAGCCGTGGACATCGCAGGGCTCGTGCAGCGGTGGCGGCAGTACGCCACCGACCAATCCGCCTCCCGGCGATCCGCCGCCGAGCAACCCGCCGCCGGCCGCGGGCAGCCTGCTGTTCAGCCCGTACAAGGACATCACGATCAACCTGGACTGGAACACCAACATCATGTCCACGCTGGTCACCGGCACACGCATCCCCGTGGTCGGCAGCGGTAGCCTGGTGTCCACGCAGGTACCCAACCTGGGCGCGATCACCCTCGCCTTCGCCACCGGCGAATGCGGCAGCGAGAACTGGGGCGGTGTGCCCGCCGCGGCGTTTGCCAGCGCCAACATCGCGCGCCTGAACAGCGCCGGGGTGAACTACGTCGTCTCCACCGGCGGACAGGCCGGCACGTTCACCTGCGGCAGCAGCGCGGGCATGGCCAAGTTCATCCAGACCTACCAGTCCTCGCACCTGGTCGGCATCGACTTCGACATCGAGGCGGGGCAGACCCCGGCACAACTCAGTGCGCTGATCGCCAACGCGAAATACGCCGAGGGCCTGTACCCCAACCTGCGTTTCTCATTCACGCTGGCTACGCTGGCCGCCTCCGACGGCAGCTACGGCGGCCTGAACAACACCGGCGATACCGTGGTCCGTGCCGTGCTGGCCTCGGGCCTGCAGCACTACACCATCAACCTCATGACCATGGATTACGGCGCCGCCGGCCCGGCCATCTGCGTGGTGAGCGGCGGCAGCTGCGACATGGGCCTTTCGGCCATCCAGGCGGCCAGGAACCTTCAGCACACCTACGGCATCCCGCTGACGAAGATCGAGCTGACGCCGATGATCGGGGTCAACGACGTGTCCAGCGAGACCTTCACGCTGCAGGACATCGATGAAGTGACGGCCTACGCGGCGACCAACAAGCTGGCCGGCGTGCACTTCTGGTCGCTGGACCGCGATACCCCCTGCGCCAACGGCAACAACAGCGGCTATGCTTCGCCCACATGCAACTCGGTGTCGGGCACCAGCGCGCTGCAATACACGCGGCGTTTCCTGAGTGACTTAGGCCGCTGA
- a CDS encoding sensor histidine kinase → MKVRLGTLDIGLGRYLGVWTVVAVVFAVQRSIHDDLDSHGFDAVTYLRWSLIQWYSWAALAPLVFRLAARYRFDPASRLRGVGIHALASIVVTFLSMLIGAVASTFFEPSGLGEQLHQFTRHMGTGLFTYWALLAIQQSVQLHEEKTRREIEASRLASELAQSRLHALKSQLQPHFLFNTLHAIATLLREDALSAEDMLIRLSDLLRAFLEDQDGQEITLRRELVLLDLYLGIQQMRFKDRLSTRIYVQPDTVECAVPSLILQPIVENAIRYGIGEQVGDDRVEVDIRHEGDSLVIEVRNHNSTLERTGPDAPASGHGIGLRNTALRLRELYGDAAGLRLDMIWPRGVACRIHLPYRDLDDADDMPEIMPA, encoded by the coding sequence ATGAAGGTCCGCCTTGGAACCCTCGACATCGGCCTGGGCCGCTACCTGGGGGTATGGACCGTGGTGGCGGTGGTGTTCGCCGTGCAGCGCTCCATCCACGACGACCTGGACAGTCACGGGTTCGATGCCGTTACCTACCTGCGCTGGTCGCTGATTCAGTGGTACAGCTGGGCGGCGCTGGCGCCGCTGGTCTTCCGCCTCGCCGCGCGTTACCGCTTCGACCCCGCGTCCCGCCTGCGCGGGGTCGGCATCCATGCGCTGGCCAGCATCGTCGTCACCTTCCTGTCCATGCTGATCGGCGCGGTGGCGTCCACGTTCTTCGAGCCCAGCGGCCTGGGTGAGCAGCTGCACCAGTTCACCCGGCACATGGGCACGGGGCTGTTCACCTACTGGGCCTTGCTGGCGATCCAGCAGAGCGTGCAGCTGCATGAGGAAAAAACCCGGCGCGAGATCGAGGCCAGCCGCCTTGCCAGCGAGCTGGCCCAGTCGCGACTGCACGCACTGAAATCGCAGCTACAGCCGCATTTCCTGTTCAACACGCTGCACGCGATCGCCACGCTGTTGCGCGAGGACGCGCTGTCCGCCGAGGACATGCTGATCCGCCTGAGCGACCTGTTGCGGGCGTTCCTCGAAGACCAGGACGGCCAGGAAATCACGCTGCGGCGCGAACTGGTCCTGCTGGATCTCTACCTCGGCATCCAGCAGATGCGCTTCAAGGACCGGTTGTCCACGCGGATCTACGTGCAGCCCGATACGGTGGAGTGCGCGGTACCCAGCCTGATCCTGCAACCCATCGTCGAGAACGCGATCCGCTACGGGATCGGCGAGCAGGTGGGCGACGACCGGGTCGAGGTCGACATCCGGCATGAAGGCGACAGCCTGGTGATCGAGGTGCGCAACCACAACAGCACCCTGGAGCGGACCGGTCCGGATGCACCGGCGTCCGGTCACGGCATCGGCCTGCGCAACACCGCGCTGCGGCTGCGCGAGCTGTATGGCGACGCTGCTGGACTGCGCCTGGACATGATCTGGCCGCGCGGCGTGGCCTGCCGTATCCACTTGCCTTATCGCGACCTGGACGACGCCGACGACATGCCCGAGATCATGCCCGCATGA
- a CDS encoding inorganic phosphate transporter, translating into MNSTVLTEHAEGSPQTRLISLGVFAVVLVAAAIYVGVQLGHDLHVAPTSPVFEYVLLGVALTIALAFEFVNGFHDTANAVATVIYTRSLPASFAVVWSGGWNFVGVLVSSGAVAYAVLQLLPIGLVLNVGTSTGFAMVFALLLAAIVWNLGTWYLGLPSSSSHTLIGSIIGVGLMNQMMNAGNANAAVDWSQALSVGKALLFSPLIGFGLAFGLLMLLKTFVKAPELYAEPHGDKPPPFWVRCLLILTCTGVSFAHGSNDGQKGMGLIMLILIGTVPGAYALNKAVTQGETQSFVSVAHHASETFARYAVGAAPVASPRGEIERYIQSRQATPATMAALVSLSDAIGAQVAHRPTLADVPQHEVNNVRNDMYLTSEALRLMEKDKKPAFTAEDSAVLGNYHSLLDKATKFIPTWVKVAVAIALGLGTMVGWRRIVRTVGERIGKQHLTYAQGASAEVVAMLTIGAADRFGLPVSTTHVLSSGVAGSMVANGSGLQWSTVRSMLMAWVLTLPVSIALAAGLFWLLRHLF; encoded by the coding sequence ATGAACAGCACCGTCCTGACCGAACACGCCGAAGGGTCGCCCCAGACACGCCTGATCAGCCTTGGCGTCTTCGCCGTGGTACTGGTCGCCGCGGCGATCTATGTCGGCGTCCAGCTGGGCCATGACCTGCACGTGGCGCCCACCAGTCCCGTGTTCGAGTACGTACTGCTCGGCGTGGCGCTCACCATCGCCCTGGCCTTCGAGTTCGTCAACGGTTTCCACGACACCGCCAACGCGGTGGCCACCGTGATCTACACGCGGTCGCTGCCGGCCAGTTTCGCCGTGGTGTGGTCCGGCGGCTGGAACTTCGTCGGCGTGCTCGTTTCCAGTGGCGCCGTGGCGTATGCGGTGCTGCAACTGCTGCCCATCGGCCTGGTGTTGAACGTGGGTACGTCGACCGGCTTCGCGATGGTGTTCGCGCTGTTGCTGGCGGCGATCGTGTGGAACCTGGGCACGTGGTACCTCGGCCTGCCGTCGTCCAGTTCGCACACACTGATCGGTTCGATCATCGGCGTGGGTCTCATGAACCAGATGATGAACGCGGGTAACGCGAATGCCGCGGTCGACTGGAGCCAGGCGCTCAGCGTCGGCAAGGCGCTGCTGTTTTCACCGTTGATCGGCTTCGGTCTGGCCTTCGGCCTGCTGATGCTGCTTAAGACGTTCGTCAAGGCCCCGGAGCTTTACGCCGAACCCCACGGCGACAAACCACCGCCGTTCTGGGTGCGCTGCCTGCTCATCCTCACCTGCACTGGCGTGTCGTTCGCGCATGGCTCCAACGACGGTCAGAAGGGCATGGGCCTGATCATGCTCATCCTGATCGGTACGGTGCCGGGCGCGTATGCCCTGAACAAGGCGGTGACCCAGGGCGAGACGCAAAGCTTCGTCTCGGTGGCCCACCACGCGAGCGAAACCTTCGCCCGGTACGCGGTCGGTGCGGCACCGGTGGCATCGCCGCGTGGCGAGATCGAGCGCTACATCCAGTCGCGCCAGGCCACCCCGGCGACGATGGCGGCGCTGGTCAGCCTTTCCGACGCGATCGGTGCGCAGGTGGCGCACCGCCCGACGCTGGCCGACGTGCCGCAGCACGAGGTCAACAACGTGCGCAACGACATGTACCTCACGTCCGAAGCGCTGCGCCTGATGGAGAAAGACAAGAAGCCAGCGTTCACGGCGGAAGACAGCGCCGTGCTCGGCAACTACCACTCGCTGCTGGACAAAGCCACCAAGTTCATTCCCACGTGGGTGAAGGTGGCCGTGGCGATCGCCCTGGGCCTGGGTACCATGGTCGGCTGGCGACGCATCGTCCGCACGGTGGGCGAGCGCATCGGCAAGCAGCACCTGACCTATGCGCAGGGTGCGTCGGCGGAGGTGGTGGCGATGCTCACCATCGGTGCGGCGGATCGCTTCGGCCTGCCGGTGAGCACCACCCACGTGCTGTCGTCGGGAGTGGCGGGTTCGATGGTCGCCAACGGTTCGGGCCTGCAATGGTCGACCGTGCGCAGCATGCTGATGGCCTGGGTGCTGACCCTGCCGGTGTCGATCGCGCTGGCCGCGGGCCTGTTCTGGCTGCTGCGCCACCTGTTCTGA
- a CDS encoding TonB-dependent receptor, protein MTSRYITSSRVLRHTALAVALAVGFGSAGTAFAQSTTGSIFGQATPGSTVQASGSTGITREVTVGQDGRYRIGSLPLGSYTVNVMQDGKVVDSRKDVGLTVGAGSEVSFAGAAAASNAQALDSVTVSANALPAIDVSSVDSRTVITSEQLARLPLGRSAEAIALLAPGVVTGSGDFGRVVSFGGAGVSENAYYINGFSTSDPLKNLGGVSLPYGAIDQQEVYTGGYSAMYGRSDGGVISQVGKRGTNEWHFGAQVLWEPKFARSTLGSQYFPDGALPEGYSYTDPSLAGSIYRNRQGNTQWTRTVSGYVGGPLIKDKLYLFVAAETEKTEGTSSNTAIANPIANNHYTYNLPKYYAKLDWNINDANILELTGIRSNDERSGAYYNYDYATRKAGPFTGTYPNSTKDASKYAIAKYTSYITDDLTFSATYGKSRTDDLVNNPGDDGITPFINRPDLQDPAANGGTPISNGATTTTKNAPDANSKTHGLRADLEWQVGDHRLTGGIDNMKFNGHNEGQTTTGPGYYYRYRQTSAPDQAISESLGVGAPGGDGYFVDKQIFSTITSMAVDQKAYYLEDKWQVSDRFLLTFGLRNDKFKNYNNNHKVYVDSGNQWAPRLGASWDVFGDSSLKVYGNLGRYYLALPNSVAIRGASSSTYTDEYFTYTGIDPVGNPTGLTALGPGPVSSGGEYGQANDPKSITATDLKSQYQDEAILGFDKTLGDQWVGGVKLTYRKLQTAIDDVCDTGRIADKLQTEGVDPASVTIPGCVIFNPGETNTFSLANADGNGRTRVRMSTDDWGFTSGAKRKYYALDMYMEHPFDGKWAFRADYTFSRSYGNTEGQVKSDIGQDDISKTQDWDSKELMIHSNGLLANDRTHQFKAYGSYQLTPEWMFSGSMRLTSGAPRSCLGYFGPDDSDPIGYGSAYHSCAGKLFAPGDTRLPWVKQLDLAVEYRPSFADHKLAFGLSVFNVTNERKPLLVDSTYEDDKFTVSNTYGAGIYYQSPRYARLTATYDF, encoded by the coding sequence ATGACTTCACGCTACATCACCTCGTCGCGCGTGCTGCGCCATACCGCACTGGCGGTCGCCCTGGCCGTAGGCTTCGGTAGCGCCGGCACCGCCTTCGCGCAGTCGACCACCGGCTCCATCTTCGGTCAGGCCACGCCGGGCAGTACCGTGCAGGCATCAGGCAGCACGGGTATCACCCGCGAAGTCACCGTGGGCCAGGATGGCCGCTACCGCATCGGCAGCCTGCCGCTGGGCAGCTACACGGTCAACGTGATGCAGGATGGCAAGGTCGTCGATTCCCGCAAGGATGTAGGCCTCACCGTCGGTGCCGGCTCGGAGGTGTCCTTCGCCGGTGCCGCCGCGGCCAGCAACGCCCAGGCCCTGGACTCGGTCACGGTATCGGCCAATGCGCTGCCGGCGATCGACGTGTCGTCCGTGGATTCGCGCACCGTCATCACCTCCGAGCAGCTGGCCCGCCTGCCGCTGGGCCGTAGTGCCGAAGCCATCGCGCTGCTGGCGCCCGGTGTCGTCACGGGCTCGGGCGATTTCGGCCGCGTGGTTTCGTTCGGCGGTGCCGGCGTGTCGGAGAACGCGTATTACATCAACGGCTTCAGCACCTCCGACCCGCTGAAGAACCTGGGTGGCGTGTCGCTGCCCTACGGCGCGATCGACCAGCAGGAAGTCTATACCGGCGGCTACAGCGCCATGTACGGCCGCTCCGATGGCGGCGTCATCAGCCAGGTCGGCAAGCGCGGCACCAACGAGTGGCACTTCGGCGCGCAGGTGCTGTGGGAGCCGAAGTTCGCCCGCTCCACCCTCGGCAGTCAGTATTTCCCCGATGGCGCATTGCCGGAAGGCTACAGCTACACCGATCCGTCGCTGGCCGGTTCGATCTACCGCAACCGCCAGGGCAATACGCAGTGGACCCGCACCGTCAGCGGTTATGTCGGTGGTCCGCTGATCAAGGACAAGCTGTATCTCTTCGTGGCCGCGGAAACGGAGAAGACCGAGGGCACGTCCAGCAACACCGCGATCGCCAACCCGATCGCCAACAACCACTACACCTATAACCTGCCGAAGTACTACGCCAAGCTCGACTGGAACATCAACGACGCCAACATCCTTGAGTTGACCGGCATCCGTTCCAATGACGAGCGCAGCGGCGCGTACTACAACTACGACTACGCCACACGCAAGGCCGGGCCATTCACCGGCACGTACCCCAACAGCACCAAGGACGCGTCGAAGTACGCGATCGCCAAGTACACCAGCTACATCACCGACGACCTCACGTTCTCGGCCACCTACGGCAAGAGCCGCACCGACGACCTGGTGAACAACCCCGGCGATGACGGCATCACGCCGTTCATCAATCGCCCCGACCTGCAGGATCCGGCGGCGAACGGCGGCACGCCGATCTCGAACGGCGCCACCACCACGACCAAGAACGCACCCGACGCGAACAGCAAGACGCACGGCCTGCGCGCGGACCTCGAATGGCAGGTCGGCGACCACCGGCTTACCGGCGGCATCGACAACATGAAGTTCAACGGCCACAACGAAGGCCAGACGACGACCGGCCCCGGTTACTACTATCGCTATCGCCAGACCAGTGCACCGGATCAGGCCATTTCGGAAAGCCTGGGCGTGGGCGCGCCGGGTGGCGATGGTTATTTCGTCGACAAGCAGATATTCAGCACCATCACCAGCATGGCGGTCGACCAGAAAGCGTATTACCTGGAAGACAAGTGGCAGGTGTCGGACCGGTTCCTGCTCACGTTCGGCCTGCGCAACGACAAGTTCAAGAACTACAACAACAACCACAAGGTGTATGTCGATAGCGGCAACCAGTGGGCGCCGCGCCTGGGCGCGTCGTGGGACGTCTTCGGCGACTCTTCGCTGAAGGTGTACGGCAACCTCGGCCGCTACTACCTCGCGCTGCCCAACAGCGTGGCGATCCGCGGCGCGTCCTCGTCGACCTATACGGATGAGTACTTCACCTATACCGGTATCGATCCGGTCGGCAACCCGACGGGCCTCACCGCCCTGGGCCCCGGCCCCGTCTCGTCGGGTGGCGAATACGGCCAGGCCAACGATCCGAAGTCGATCACCGCCACCGACCTGAAGTCGCAGTACCAGGACGAAGCCATCCTCGGCTTCGACAAGACGCTGGGCGACCAGTGGGTGGGCGGCGTGAAGCTGACCTACCGCAAGCTGCAGACCGCCATCGACGACGTGTGCGACACCGGCAGGATTGCCGACAAGCTGCAGACCGAGGGTGTCGACCCGGCCAGCGTGACGATCCCCGGCTGCGTCATCTTCAATCCGGGCGAGACCAACACGTTCAGCCTGGCCAATGCTGACGGTAACGGCCGCACGCGCGTGCGCATGTCCACCGACGACTGGGGCTTCACCTCCGGCGCCAAGCGCAAGTACTACGCGCTGGACATGTACATGGAGCACCCGTTCGACGGCAAGTGGGCGTTCCGCGCCGACTACACGTTCTCCAGGAGCTACGGCAACACGGAAGGACAGGTCAAGTCGGATATCGGCCAGGACGACATCTCCAAGACCCAGGACTGGGATTCCAAGGAACTGATGATCCACAGCAACGGTTTGCTCGCCAACGACCGTACGCACCAGTTCAAGGCCTACGGTTCCTACCAGCTGACCCCGGAATGGATGTTCTCCGGTTCCATGCGGCTCACCTCCGGCGCGCCGCGCTCGTGCCTGGGCTACTTCGGCCCGGACGACAGCGATCCGATCGGATACGGCTCGGCGTATCACTCGTGCGCCGGCAAGTTGTTCGCCCCGGGCGACACGCGCCTGCCCTGGGTGAAGCAGCTGGACCTGGCGGTCGAATACCGCCCGTCGTTCGCGGACCACAAGCTGGCCTTCGGCCTGTCGGTGTTCAACGTGACCAACGAGCGCAAGCCGCTGCTCGTGGACTCCACCTACGAAGACGACAAGTTCACCGTGTCCAACACGTATGGCGCCGGCATCTATTACCAGTCGCCCCGCTACGCGCGCCTCACGGCCACGTACGACTTCTGA